Sequence from the Synergistaceae bacterium genome:
AATTTATTTATCCGCTCATTTTCGCTTGAAATTATTTCTGCCCATTCTAATAAATCCTTCACCGGTTGGGCTAGCCATTCAAATACATTCGCACGCGCCTCACTCATTGCAAGCCGATACACAAATAATCTTATTCCATGGCTGACTCCGGACTCACTGACTCTAATGCCGCACCTGCTAAAAAAATTAATGTCTCGTTTATTATCCGCGTGAAATCTTTTGCAGGGAGACTCAATAATGACTCTCTCGGCAACTTTAAGACTTTTGCTGCTACTGCTAATAAATAATTTCGGGAAAAGTCCGCTGCACCGTTTATTACAATTCCTGCACGACGCAAATTTTCTTCTGCGTCAATTAAATCTTGTCCGGTCAGATTCTCAAGTGCTAAATCAAATTCGTTGTAATTTACTCCGTTATGTGTGAAAGTCTTGCTAAGTGCTATTTTCATGTTTATATTACTCCCTTAGATAAATAATTTTACGCTTATTATAGCAAGTCATATATTTTATAATGCGCACATGAAGGAGGAATTTATCATGTTGATAATTAGCCGTGATTTCGACGCAAGATTTAACGAGACAAAAGCAGATTTAAAGAATTATGTTGACACAAAATTTTATGAGCTCGATACAAAATTTGACGCAAAATTTAACGCACTCGAAGCCCAGAATAACAGCATTATCATAGGATTTAGCATATTTGCTGTTGTCATAACTTTTGCAAGCATATTTATCCCTGGTCTAATGG
This genomic interval carries:
- a CDS encoding phage tail assembly protein; this encodes MKIALSKTFTHNGVNYNEFDLALENLTGQDLIDAEENLRRAGIVINGAADFSRNYLLAVAAKVLKLPRESLLSLPAKDFTRIINETLIFLAGAALESVSPESAME